The following nucleotide sequence is from Anguilla rostrata isolate EN2019 chromosome 3, ASM1855537v3, whole genome shotgun sequence.
CAGGGTTTCCTAGCAAcggtgtatgtctgtctgtcactgttttGCCCCAAATCGGCATCTCAAAGCCTGGGTCATCGCCTCACGTCATAAGTCTTAaaacttctttaaaaataagtataaagccggaggagagagaggggaaaaccaataaaccaatattttaaaaaagcctaccgcggaaaataaaatgttatcgTTGCACCAAAGTGCAAAACGTAATCAGAGATTGGAGGGTGCAATCAttcgggggaaaaaaggaattaaattcaaaaacaaatgttaaaatgtccttttagcagaattaaaaaatgttttttgaacagATCAAAGcctcattcatttttgtggTCATCTGAGACAGTGACAAGAAACGTCATAACAGGTGGGTTCTATATGACTCCCAACTCCAGGTCATCCAAATAATTCCCATTAATTGTTCGCTGACTGCATTCCTTCCCCATGAAACCGTTTCACTGCACTGGAGTACAGCCTGAGTGCCAGACAGTAACAGCACAGCTACCAACTGGACAGGACTGAGTCATCATCAGCAAAGGTGACCAGGGCATGAATGTGTGAacatatgagagagagagaaacagaagggagagaaataggaggggggggggcagtaggggggagagaggggggatggagaaagagagaccttGAACAATGACTCAAGTTTCCCAGCAAGGGTGGATAGAGGAGATAAATTTGGAAATAACTGTAAAGAGGAAATTggccacttcctgcttcctcaCAACAAAAGATTCAGGGTCAGCTGACCCAGCCCTGATCACATGATCCCTGTCATAGTGTGGGAAAATGGAGCTGAAGGATCacataaaaagtgaaaaatcgAGTGTCCTGCCATGAAGATCTGTTCTCTCTGCTCCCCTGTGGAGccaccaaaaaaataacatttaaataacattttaaattcataccCACTGATTTCTActtttggacaatccatttaATGACTGAATCACTAAACTAACTTTTATTACATAAATCAAAACGTCAAATGATTTGGTTCAAGCCCACAAATCCTTGAACTTACTCATTCTGGAAGGTCAacaatgacaaaagaaaaaaactcctctttaaaatttaaaaaccgaGAGTTCAAATTTACAAACCGAGAATCCCAAACATTTCCGGCAGGGCTGTAAATAGTCATCAAAGTGGTTAATTGGAGGGTTGAAGGAAACGGTACGAATTAGAGGGGGGTACTTATTTCGGCAGTGTCCTCTCTGGGGCTCCGAACCCTCTCATTATTTGGTTTAAACAGGACAGACacccttctctcttttttaagaaaacacaaaatcataatgtcctttaaaaaaaaaaaacatctcagaaCCCACACAAGCTCACTGCATGATAAAACATAACTTAGTCATCGATGCATATTCATACGGTTAAACGAAAGagcatttggacagtgacaccatctttgctgttttgcctctgtactccagtaTACATTGGatttaacataaaacataatgcATATGAGGCTAAAGTGCAGACCGTCAGCTTCTGTTAGAGGGTATTCACATCCATGTCAGGGTCCGTATACGAATtccagccctttttatacatagctcccccattttaggggagaaaatgtaattggacaaatgaatATACTTTGAAATGAAGTATCCGTATTTagttagtacttggttgcaagtCCCTTGCATTTGAGCAGTGCCTGAaggctgtttttaaatttttttcgttttatttcaaattcaaatccaacGTGCTGcagtacacagccaaaacaacatTGGGTCACTCTCAATACTTCTGCATTTAACCACatattgtgtgtgcatatataaatgtatatatatgtatacagcaaatgtattgaaaaagatcacagatttttttaaaaataatttcagctacatcatttaataaatgaacgTTGATTTGTTCCTTTTACACGAACCATGTTCACAACATCTCTCTCCACAGCccgtttgttttagtttcatatCGACACAGAACTGAACAAAACAATGGTGAAAAAGGACACGGCATtagaaacataataataataataacaataataataatcataaacaaTGACAATTATAatagtgctttaaaaaaaaaaaaatcccttctaAAAATCTGCTTAACGAGGCGAGCTTTGATGCCAGCTCCCATTTTTGACGTCGTTGTGAAAGTGCTATACATGACtcaaaacaacttttaaaaatttattttaaagtcaaaGTGAAAACACGAGGGATTACACACCACTTTGGTAAGGGAGGGGCTTGTTCAAGCTTGTGGTGAATAACActgggctccccccccccccatgcaggtAGAGCTCCCAGTCCTACCCCCAGTGAGGCCCGTTCTAGAACTCTGGTGATCCCTCAGAACTCTAGAACCCATAAATATAGAATTCTGTCGTAAGTGTCCCTTTAAGGTTGATTGcactgtaatacatttttttttgagtgattATTCCTTTCCGTTAAATTGCACATACTGTGAAGCCCCTGAGCCCTACTTTGCAAAGACAGCCTGGTCCAAACGGCAGGGACTTTTATTCCACCAGTATCAGTGCAAAACTCTCTGCCGTTTAGCCGAACATTTATGGGAAATACCATCGTACCCTCGAGTGAAGGTACTGAACCTaaatttgcttcagtaaatactcGGGTGTGTAAACGGATTTCACGGTCAAATAACGAAAAGACGTCAAAAGTGCCGCCAAAATTTCAAAAAGTTCAGAGTAGCATGCTAGCAAAGATTCTCTGTAATAAACAAGACGGTCGGCCGCTTCGCCCCCAATTTGAACGACGGGACatcacaggccacacccccctcatgaatatttatgttaCAAATGGAACAATGTAACAACACTgtgacaaaatgtaacattccaCGTTCAGGGATTAAGAGACGGTTTCAGTCTCAGTGAGATGAAGTTGGCCATCTGGTTAGTCTAGAGAATCAAAGGTGCAACTCCGGGCTTCAGAATGATACAGAGGAAAGGACAGAGACTGTAATCTTTTCTTCCCCACCAATCCATTTTTACACCTCTTCATAGCACGATAAGGACTAGGCATCACATGTAGACTAACTCTCTGCCACTactctcaaaacacacacacacaaaaataatcacTTTACTAGGACTAAATTAGAGTGTAAAAATCGAACACttgggaaagaaaaataagaatttaagGAGGAAGTCTCGCTTGGACTCCTATTGCCACTCTCCCCGACACAGAATTCAAAAGGTAGTTTATATTTAGGcctatatatgttttttttttttcagttagttAATTTTatctaaattttaaaaaagctaatgCAGGAATTCATGTGTACATACGAGAAAACCGGTCTGTAGCCACAGACAAGCATAGCCGGTTGTTGATAGTACTGGGaagtttttaaattgtaaatgaagataatacatttttttttttttaaacgtaacAAATCCCAGAAAACCTCCCTTATCTGTTTAGCTCGCCAAACgcagcagtgacatcattcaGTCTTACTCGCACTTTTTAAGCACCTCGTTGAAATCAGTTTGCGTCGGCCGTTCCACCATTTTTATCTCTGGCACATTTAACTCCACCCCCGGTAACACGTCTCCAtgcaaccacccccaccccaccccacccctggcAACCCCTTGATAATGACagcacctgcccctcccctgtcGCCTCAGcccacagaagaaaaaataaataaaaatacagaatgagCTGACCAATCAAAAAACGCTTACATCACAGTAGACTCGTGAGCTGTGAAAGTGGACAACAATTTAGAGTGAAGCTTTAGTATTATAAtaattagggttttttttttcctcttgttttttttttttttttaaatacaaaaattttaaagtttGTCCCAACCAAGCCAGTAGGAGACAAGGGTATCCGTGGTGATTTTTCGCAGGAGGTAAAATAAAACAGGTGAGCAGACAACAAGAACAGTGACAACAAGAAAACGTGTGTACACAGACCCTACGGCATGAGGGGGGTTAGTAAGAagtgtaaaaaaacacaaaaacaaacacaaaacacagaaacgcTGAACACACAtacgccccacacacacacacacacacacaaaaaaaacacaaaaggagagagagagggacatacCGCACACTGAAAACAGGCGATGACAATACTGTTACACGGCTGGTGCCGAAGGTCAGCCCGACCCCACCACAGGAGGCTGCGGCCACTGTTTTTTGCATatacctgtcaatcacagggaGGCCACTCCCACCCGTGGCCGTGCGAGACCGCAGTCTCTCGGTTCTGCAGCGCGTGCACTTCCTGCAAAGCCCTGCTCTACACCGGGCAGACCAGAGActgactgggggggaggggggggtcaacATCAGTAATACTCTTGTCTGAAACTGCCTGGATTATATCATATATTTGGCAGAAGCCTTTAAATGACAGCATTAAAAACACAGGGGCAAGAGTCCAGTCAGCCGGATGCTGTAGGACCTGCAGCAAAAGAGTGGTCACGTGATCAACCTCTCACAGCTCAAGGACGACAGGTCTTCCACCTTCCCAACAGACAGAACCCAGACAGCCTCTGTTACTTccttctgaacacacacacattataagtGCCGTTTGAGTCCGTGGGACCACagggcatgtgtgtatgcgcttctgtgtgtgtgtgtgtgtgtgtgtgtgtgtgtgtgtgtgcgcgtgtgtgtgtgcatatatgcatggGTGAACACGAGTAGGCTTGCTTTGCTTACATATGTGCGTacgcgcatgtgcatgcacatgtgctaTGTAGGTGCATACGTGTGCTTGTCCAATGAGCTCTCGCTGCTCTGCGttctggccaatcacagagcttgCTGTAACCGAGGGGACAGACGGGAGACGAACAGCACCGGGTTTTAACCCCGCCCTCTTCAAACACACCACccacccatacatacacacacacacacaacccatacacacgcacacacacatacacacacacacacacccatacacacacacacacacacacacacacacacacactgataacaAGCCAACGCAAATgaagaacaggaacagaacatggaaaaaaaacaaaacaggaaagcgtgcatgcgtgtaaaAGTGTGCGTAGGTAAGCGGTGTCCCACTGTCACAGGACAGAGTCCCAAATCTCCAGAACCTCGCTGCACTCTCCCCTGGCTTTTACAATCcagttcctcctcctcttcctcctcctccacctccacgtccctctctccttctcctcatcctctcccaagaataaaaagaaagacacaTGGCATGGAAAGGTTTGCATGCTCCGTAGAGGTGTTGTGCCATTCCaataccctcccccccccaatccgTCTCTCCCTGCTTGTCTTCACAAGAGGGCGTGGTCCCAgaggcggtgggcggggcctggccaAAGGCAGGCGAGGCTACTGGCTGTCTTTGTGAAATGGGGctgtgtgggggaagggggcgggacGCGTCGAGGagcagaaagaggaaaagggACGCGAGGGTGACATCGTATTTCGGGGCTGTGGGGCGGGCGATGGtgaacgacccccccccccttgtcccgCCACCCGTCCTGTACCGTGCCCAGGGTCCCCAAACCTGGAGCCAAAACCAATGGGAGGGGGTAAACAGGCCACTAGCATCATCGAtaaaggagggggggtggagctgcGGGTCTGGGCTTCCGAAAAAAACACCCaagaggagatgagagggagggaacgcgaggcacagaaaacaaaaaaatacaaagagaaaaaaagaggaattaAAGACAgagtgggggaaggagggaCAACAAAAGGGTGTCCAAattccctccccccgcccctcccccgctcaTACGATGGTCTCGTCCGCCGTCTTCTTCATCAGCTTGGTGGAGAGCAAGGAATGCTGGGTAGAGTGCACCCCCTTGGTGTCGGGAATGAGCAACCGGACCTTCTGATTGGTTCGTCTCCACTCCGAGTACAGCTGACAGTGGTAGCGGAATGAcacctgtagggggcagtgtggggggggggaacaggcaAGAGTCATGTTTTCATTCATAACTTTAAACTCATTCTATAACCAAAAAAGGTTAGCAACATGTTTCGTGAAACAACCCTAAGGAATCTGCACGTCGTTTATAAATTTACAAGCACAAAGCTAAAGTATGCGTTTTTGGCCCAGGTCTGGCCCAGGTCTGGCCCCAGTCTGGTCAGGCTGAGGCTGTAGAGCCAAAAACATTTTGCGCATCAGAAGCCGTCTTTACAAACAGTCCTGACAGTTCTGTCGCCCTGAGGACAGCGACTGTTTATAGCAGGCGTGTGGAAACGGTTTGACACATaaacaccagtcacacacacatccaaactACGCAGGAGCTGCAGAACCAAAGAACACGTCTAAACAACACGAGGGGGAAATGAAACTGCACAGCAGCGGACACAGGAAGGAATCATTCAGCACTTGATGCAGTGCTTTGGATACCGGGCCTGTTCACTTCTGCTCTGTACAGACCAAACCAAACGGCTGTGTTCAGGAGCCTTTGTCCCAGTCATCGCTGCAAACGAGAACTGGCTCTCTACCTCGCCCTCCTGCTCGCACCGCGgttaaacagaaatgaaataaaactgcgttatatgcacacacgtgtgaATTTGCGCTGCCTTGCACTGCAGTGTCCTTAAGCAAAGCACAGGTCTTCCAGTAGCCGAAGAAGCTCCACCCACTTCTGGCAtcacaatgacatcattttccCCATCGCTAGCCTTTAGTCCAGAAAGCCTAAAAACTCGAACGTAAATCGGTGACTtccattaaccctttaagctgtgaggtcacaaatatctgattagaatgttctcagctgaacattctaatgctgatgtcacaatcactgccggCAACTGGGAGGAACGGAGCTCTGGAACACTGACTAAgaagtctggaaaaaaaactctacTCCTCTAAAGGTTAGACTCCAGACCTGGGGCCGGAGGCGTGGCCTGCGGGcaaggggcggggcccggggcaCTCACCAGCGTCCAGAGGACGTAGATGGTGAAGAGCGCGATGGTGAGGGCGATGAGCCCCACGGCCTCCAGCCGGCTGTTGAAGTGCAGGTGGTCCTGCGCGCCCCTCAGGCACAGCCAGCCCGAGATGGCGGCCAGCGGCGTGATGAACAGGAAGCACACCATGTCGCAGAACAGCGTGCGCTTCTCGTTACGCGGCCCCGGGTCCCGCAGCcactgtggggggaggggaggggccagggttACGCTCATCACACTCCCACACGCCTGCACACgaatacacatacgcacacacacgcctgcacacgaatacacctacgcacacacatgcctgcacagaaatacacatacgcacacacacacacacgcctgcacacacacgcctgcacacaaatacacctacgcacacacacacgcacacacacgaatacacctacacacacacggctgcaCACGAATACACATACACTCCCACAGGcctgcacacaaatacacacacgcctgcacacacacgcctgcacacgaATACatctacgcacacacacgcgcctacacacacacgcctgcacacgaatacacctacgcacacacacacgcctgcacacgaatacacctacgcacacacacgcctgcacagaaatacacatacgcacacacacgcctgcacacgaatacacctacgcacacacacacgcctgcacacaaatacacctacgcacacacacacgcctgcacacaccgGCTGCCACACAACGGTCTGCaacgcatacacatacgcacactaaCGTCCTGCGCCaccacacgcctgcacacaaaTCACTACGCCcgacacacacgcctgcacacgaatacacctacgcacacacacatgcctgcacacacacggctgcacacgaatacacctacacacacacatgcctgcacacgaatacacatacgcacacacacacgcctgcacacacacgcctgcacacaaatacacctacacacac
It contains:
- the LOC135251325 gene encoding E3 ubiquitin-protein ligase MARCHF2, yielding MTTGECCHLPGSLCDCAGNTDLSKSLEDSDVRQAQYITQVTAKDGRLLSTVIKALGTQSDGPICRICHEGGSGEGLLSPCDCTGTLGTVHKTCLEKWLSSSNTSYCELCHTEFTVERRPRPLTEWLRDPGPRNEKRTLFCDMVCFLFITPLAAISGWLCLRGAQDHLHFNSRLEAVGLIALTIALFTIYVLWTLVSFRYHCQLYSEWRRTNQKVRLLIPDTKGVHSTQHSLLSTKLMKKTADETIV